Proteins co-encoded in one Methanobrevibacter oralis genomic window:
- a CDS encoding phosphopantothenoylcysteine decarboxylase: MGGTYEPIDSVRGITNKSSGKMGLALAKEAYIRGADVTLVVANVSVHISYLFDVINVETSMEMNNTILSLVEDYDIFISTAAVSDFEFIDKFDKKLDSSSSLFLNLKPTTKIIRQIKRINPDIFLVGFKAEFNISRDDLICCAKKQINNAGTDLVVANDISQDSCHFGSDDNEVLIVSDDILEIPLSSKKNIAKGIFDVISQKID; encoded by the coding sequence ATGGGTGGAACTTATGAACCTATTGATTCTGTTAGGGGGATTACTAATAAATCATCTGGAAAAATGGGTTTAGCTCTTGCAAAAGAAGCATATATTCGAGGTGCTGATGTAACTTTAGTAGTAGCTAATGTTAGTGTCCATATTTCTTACTTATTTGATGTTATTAATGTTGAAACAAGTATGGAGATGAATAATACTATTTTGTCTTTGGTTGAGGATTATGATATTTTCATATCTACTGCTGCTGTTTCTGATTTTGAATTTATAGATAAATTCGATAAAAAATTAGATTCTTCAAGTTCTCTATTTCTTAATTTAAAACCAACAACAAAAATCATTCGCCAAATTAAAAGAATCAATCCAGATATTTTTCTTGTTGGATTTAAAGCCGAATTTAATATTTCAAGAGATGATTTAATTTGTTGTGCTAAAAAACAAATTAACAATGCTGGAACAGATTTAGTTGTTGCTAATGATATTTCTCAGGATAGTTGTCATTTTGGATCTGACGATAATGAAGTTTTAATTGTTAGTGATGATATTTTAGAAATTCCACTTTCATCTAAAAAAAATATTGCAAAAGGAATTTTCGATGTGATTTCTCAAAAAATTGATTAA
- a CDS encoding fibrillarin-like rRNA/tRNA 2'-O-methyltransferase has protein sequence MKVYSKDGKIATKNLTPGISVYGEELIKENEEYRLWNPRRSKLAAALLNGLENLKITNTSKVLYLGASTGTTVSHISDIAINGRIYAIEFSPTTAKKLVQLSHRRLNIAPILGDATKPKEYMNIVEKVDLVYCDVAQSKQSELFMKNMNLFAKNGGLGFLVIKSRSIDVVQKPKRIFKQEEKKLKEKGFKIIEKVKLEPFEKDHMAFLVEKNF, from the coding sequence ATGAAAGTTTATTCTAAAGATGGAAAGATAGCTACTAAAAATTTAACTCCAGGAATATCGGTTTACGGTGAAGAATTAATTAAAGAAAATGAAGAGTACAGATTATGGAATCCTAGACGTTCTAAATTAGCTGCTGCTCTTTTAAATGGATTAGAAAATTTAAAGATTACTAACACTTCAAAAGTTTTATACCTTGGTGCTTCAACAGGAACAACTGTTTCACACATTTCAGATATTGCAATTAATGGAAGAATATATGCCATTGAATTTTCACCAACTACAGCAAAAAAATTAGTTCAACTATCACATAGACGACTTAATATTGCTCCTATTTTAGGTGATGCAACAAAACCAAAAGAATACATGAATATTGTTGAAAAAGTTGATTTAGTATATTGCGATGTTGCACAATCAAAACAAAGTGAGCTTTTTATGAAAAATATGAATTTATTTGCAAAAAATGGTGGATTAGGGTTTTTAGTGATAAAATCTAGGAGTATTGATGTAGTTCAAAAGCCAAAAAGGATATTCAAGCAAGAAGAAAAAAAATTGAAAGAGAAAGGATTTAAAATTATTGAAAAAGTAAAATTAGAACCCTTCGAAAAAGACCATATGGCATTTCTAGTTGAAAAAAATTTTTAA
- a CDS encoding NOP5/NOP56 family protein: MECYITYCIKGFLAFNSKNELICEKLFPKDEIINRLIQIDSKEIVLEEKKIIDELYPDYDEIIIESNKKSSDYNLEKLKIKTPNPAGDYLRENYEKFGLNEKEVVKIYQQLAIYKIKKESASEDKHLIQAINSIDEVDNAIAKLNERIREWYSLYFPEMEIIRNNETYIKLIAENKTKLDIVNAKRESFPKEIIDIEEEINPMDLEIMNNYANSIYGLQKSRENMEKYIGEKMESIAPNLKLLVGSTLGAKLISHAGGLKRLATYPSSTVQIMGAEKALFRHLKSGDRPPKYGLIYQHPQVRGAKWWNRGKIARMLAGKISLAVRRDVFTKTFDENVYDDFLENIELIEKNNPFPTKTTKKRKEERSKSKTRKKKSKKKNKRR, translated from the coding sequence ATGGAATGTTATATTACTTATTGTATTAAGGGGTTTTTAGCCTTTAATAGTAAAAATGAATTAATTTGTGAAAAATTATTCCCTAAAGATGAAATAATTAACCGTTTAATTCAAATTGATTCAAAAGAGATTGTTCTAGAAGAAAAAAAGATAATTGATGAATTATACCCAGATTATGATGAAATCATTATTGAATCTAATAAAAAATCATCTGACTATAATCTTGAAAAATTAAAAATCAAAACACCTAATCCGGCTGGAGACTATTTAAGAGAAAATTATGAGAAATTTGGCCTTAATGAAAAAGAAGTTGTTAAAATTTATCAACAGTTAGCTATTTATAAAATTAAAAAAGAATCTGCATCTGAAGACAAGCACTTAATTCAAGCTATTAATTCCATTGATGAGGTAGATAATGCAATAGCTAAATTGAATGAAAGAATTAGAGAATGGTATTCATTATACTTTCCTGAAATGGAAATTATTAGAAATAATGAAACATACATTAAATTAATCGCCGAAAACAAAACAAAATTAGACATCGTGAATGCTAAAAGAGAATCATTTCCTAAAGAAATTATTGATATTGAAGAAGAAATTAATCCAATGGATTTAGAAATAATGAATAATTATGCTAATTCGATTTATGGGCTTCAAAAAAGTCGTGAAAATATGGAAAAATATATTGGTGAAAAAATGGAGTCAATTGCACCTAATTTAAAACTTCTTGTAGGATCTACGCTTGGTGCAAAACTAATTTCACATGCAGGTGGGCTTAAAAGATTAGCAACATATCCTTCAAGTACTGTGCAGATAATGGGTGCTGAAAAGGCATTATTTAGACACTTAAAAAGTGGAGACAGACCTCCAAAATATGGGCTAATTTACCAACATCCACAAGTTCGTGGAGCTAAATGGTGGAATCGTGGAAAAATAGCTAGAATGCTTGCAGGTAAGATTTCATTGGCTGTTAGGAGAGATGTATTTACAAAAACATTCGATGAAAATGTTTATGATGATTTTTTAGAAAATATAGAGCTAATTGAGAAAAATAATCCATTTCCAACCAAAACTACTAAAAAAAGAAAAGAAGAAAGGTCTAAATCCAAAACTAGAAAGAAAAAATCCAAAAAGAAAAATAAAAGGAGATAA
- a CDS encoding coiled-coil domain-containing protein: protein MAKKSFRDLKDEISLKDGEIDELNIQLAQKNDEINKLKLYSTKLKYEKKNLEDKLDTKIDHDKARIKELDDLEKKIKEKDLIIEDKHDQVKYLRSLIDDYKERIKQNTQNLEIQLRKISKAYESLLSQKDMIIEKQDDNIKNLIKSKEEIIKSNKTNVISLKLQNDNYKQIIEKYEEKLNK from the coding sequence ATGGCTAAGAAAAGTTTTAGAGATTTAAAAGATGAAATCAGTTTAAAAGATGGTGAAATTGATGAGTTAAATATTCAGTTAGCTCAAAAAAATGATGAGATAAATAAACTAAAACTTTATTCTACTAAATTGAAATATGAAAAGAAAAATTTAGAAGATAAATTAGATACAAAAATCGATCATGATAAAGCTAGAATCAAGGAACTTGATGATTTAGAGAAAAAAATTAAGGAAAAAGACCTTATTATTGAAGATAAACATGATCAAGTTAAATATTTAAGATCTTTAATTGATGATTATAAAGAACGAATTAAGCAAAATACTCAGAATTTAGAGATTCAACTTAGAAAAATTTCTAAAGCTTATGAAAGTTTGTTGTCTCAAAAAGACATGATTATTGAAAAGCAAGATGATAATATTAAAAACTTAATTAAATCCAAAGAAGAAATTATAAAATCTAATAAGACAAATGTAATTAGTTTAAAATTACAAAATGACAATTATAAACAAATCATTGAAAAATATGAGGAAAAGTTAAATAAATAA
- a CDS encoding dihydroorotate dehydrogenase, with product MLNTNISGVEFRNPLMLAAGIMGSNASSMNWILKSGAAGVVSKSFSLNPHPGYVNPTTVGVEGGIINAIGLSNPGVANFKEELQKIERENNVVIASIYGATSDEFSKVVSEVQDYVDMIELNISCPHAMEGFGASIGQDCNLSHTIVSASKDASDVPIIAKLTPNVTDIVEIAKTCEDAGADCLSLINTLGPGMKINIDVARPVLSNKFGGMSGRAIKPIAISKVYSVYENVDIPLIGVGGVYTFEDVVEFIFAGARAVQIGTAIMDEGVDVFNKINLSLEKFMRDKGYSSIYEMVGLAHKEL from the coding sequence ATGTTAAATACAAATATTAGTGGGGTGGAATTTAGAAACCCTTTAATGTTGGCTGCAGGCATTATGGGGAGTAATGCTTCTTCTATGAATTGGATTTTAAAATCAGGTGCTGCAGGAGTTGTTTCTAAATCTTTTTCTTTAAATCCTCATCCAGGTTATGTAAATCCCACAACTGTTGGTGTTGAAGGAGGAATTATTAATGCCATTGGACTTTCTAATCCGGGAGTAGCTAATTTTAAAGAGGAACTACAAAAAATTGAAAGAGAAAATAATGTAGTTATTGCTTCAATTTATGGTGCAACTTCAGATGAATTTTCAAAAGTAGTTAGTGAAGTTCAAGATTATGTAGATATGATTGAATTAAATATTTCATGTCCTCATGCTATGGAGGGTTTTGGAGCTTCAATTGGTCAGGATTGTAATTTAAGTCATACTATAGTGTCTGCTTCAAAAGACGCTTCTGATGTTCCAATAATAGCTAAATTAACTCCAAATGTAACAGACATTGTTGAAATTGCTAAAACTTGTGAAGATGCAGGAGCTGATTGTTTATCATTAATTAATACATTAGGTCCTGGAATGAAAATTAATATTGATGTGGCTCGTCCAGTTTTATCAAATAAATTTGGAGGGATGAGTGGCCGTGCAATTAAACCAATAGCAATTAGTAAAGTTTATTCTGTATATGAAAATGTAGATATCCCTTTAATTGGAGTAGGTGGAGTATATACATTTGAAGATGTTGTTGAATTTATTTTTGCAGGTGCAAGAGCTGTTCAAATAGGTACAGCTATTATGGACGAAGGTGTTGATGTTTTCAATAAAATTAACCTCTCTTTAGAGAAATTTATGCGGGATAAAGGGTATTCTTCAATTTATGAGATGGTTGGACTTGCTCACAAGGAGTTGTAA
- a CDS encoding dihydroorotate dehydrogenase electron transfer subunit produces MIREPQIVEIKEIIDETPTIKTFLFDWNMEKFGTPNPGEFVMVWNFSNEKPMSISQINNNELAISVKNIGKFTSQLHNLQIGDKIGIRGSYGNAFNNSFEGKNILLIGGGVGMAPINAIASDLLAKGNNVSVVVAAINKEELLFYQKLKNEGADVHACTDDGSFGFKGFATDCTLELLKNNFYDYAFVCGPEIMMKGIFNILENDGINAQYSLERYMKCAIGLCGQCCVDDEGWRICVEGPVFDNNQIKQISEFGKYKRDASGVKY; encoded by the coding sequence ATGATAAGAGAACCTCAAATTGTTGAAATTAAAGAAATAATTGATGAAACACCAACAATTAAAACATTTTTATTTGATTGGAACATGGAAAAATTTGGAACTCCAAATCCTGGTGAATTTGTCATGGTTTGGAATTTTTCAAATGAAAAACCGATGTCAATATCTCAAATTAATAATAACGAATTAGCTATTAGTGTTAAAAATATTGGCAAGTTCACTTCACAACTTCACAACTTACAAATTGGAGATAAAATAGGTATTAGAGGTAGTTATGGTAATGCTTTTAATAATTCATTTGAAGGTAAAAATATTTTATTAATAGGTGGGGGAGTAGGAATGGCTCCAATTAATGCAATAGCTAGTGATTTGTTAGCTAAAGGAAATAATGTTTCAGTTGTTGTTGCAGCGATTAATAAAGAAGAGTTACTTTTTTATCAAAAACTTAAAAATGAAGGTGCTGATGTTCATGCTTGTACAGATGATGGAAGTTTTGGATTTAAAGGTTTTGCAACCGATTGTACTTTAGAATTACTTAAAAATAACTTCTATGATTATGCATTTGTATGTGGTCCAGAAATCATGATGAAAGGCATTTTTAATATTTTAGAAAATGATGGAATTAATGCACAGTATTCTCTTGAAAGATATATGAAGTGTGCAATAGGTCTATGTGGACAATGTTGTGTTGATGATGAAGGGTGGAGAATCTGTGTTGAAGGGCCAGTTTTTGATAATAATCAAATTAAACAGATTTCTGAATTTGGTAAATACAAAAGAGATGCTTCAGGTGTAAAATATTAA
- a CDS encoding AI-2E family transporter, whose product MGFNLEKFLTPPILLILFLLAVSLMIIFPVLNMVILGAILAYGIKPIATRINSKIKFQSISIIMAMILVIIPLILLIAYIVFVISGFLSNFLVSNPYGDIGNIINQIVSYLPANVDANSLDSSINSSIESIGRYVLNYIVSLASKVPNISLDLFILVFSVYYFVKDGDNCLNFVRSFVPVDSKDFFDKTIQSVKDVLRSIFYGHFLTSLIIGIFGCIGYSLLGYPYGIFLGVITGILQLIPVLGPWPIYWALAISDVVGGNYLRIPIVLIFGFFLSLVDMYIRPALSSHYADIHPLILLVGFLSGPLVYGIVGFIVGPLILGITYAILDSYRKENFSGD is encoded by the coding sequence ATGGGATTTAATTTAGAAAAGTTTTTAACTCCTCCAATATTATTGATTTTGTTTTTATTAGCAGTGTCTTTAATGATTATATTTCCTGTTTTAAATATGGTGATTTTAGGGGCAATTTTAGCTTATGGTATTAAACCGATAGCTACTAGAATTAATTCCAAAATTAAATTTCAATCTATTTCAATTATAATGGCCATGATTCTGGTTATTATTCCTTTAATATTGTTAATTGCATATATTGTATTTGTAATTTCAGGGTTTTTATCAAATTTTTTAGTTTCAAACCCTTATGGGGATATTGGAAATATTATTAATCAAATTGTAAGTTATTTACCAGCTAATGTTGATGCAAATAGCCTTGATTCCTCTATTAATTCTTCAATTGAAAGTATAGGTAGGTATGTTCTTAATTATATTGTAAGTTTAGCTAGTAAAGTTCCAAACATTTCTTTAGATCTATTTATTTTAGTATTTTCTGTTTATTATTTTGTAAAAGATGGGGATAATTGTTTAAATTTTGTTAGATCATTTGTTCCAGTTGATTCAAAAGATTTTTTTGATAAAACAATACAATCAGTAAAAGATGTTTTAAGAAGTATATTTTATGGACACTTTTTAACTTCATTAATAATTGGAATTTTTGGTTGTATAGGTTATTCACTCCTTGGATATCCTTATGGAATATTTTTAGGAGTAATTACAGGTATTTTACAATTAATTCCAGTACTTGGGCCATGGCCTATATATTGGGCATTAGCTATTAGTGATGTTGTTGGTGGGAATTACTTAAGAATTCCAATTGTACTAATATTTGGATTTTTCTTAAGTTTGGTAGATATGTACATTCGACCAGCATTATCTAGTCATTATGCTGATATTCATCCGTTGATTTTACTTGTTGGATTTTTATCGGGACCATTGGTATATGGTATAGTAGGATTTATTGTTGGACCATTAATTCTTGGAATAACATATGCAATTTTAGATAGCTATAGAAAAGAGAATTTTTCAGGGGATTAA
- a CDS encoding DNA-directed DNA polymerase: MQRNVVILDIDYVIHEDKPVIRLFSKEKDKNIVLIDDTFEPYLYVFSKDLKSCKKEIEENIDVVKIEEIIKKDFQIENTILKVTFRNPQDLARSRDDLRDLDSVIQIREFDIPFYRRYLMDKDIIPMTEVLAIGEKIDSFLKLDSSKQDLEIIKLTEPLKRMDDYPLNFRILSFDLEVRNPHGMPNSNEDEIIMIGLASNFGVNQVISTKTNSSSRDDFVNQVGSEKEMIETFVKIIKENNVDIIVGYNSDNFDFPYIKDRAKLLGVDLDIGMDGSDVKFIRRGYANAASLKGLIHVDLYLVMRRYMTLERYTLERVYYELFGEEKIDVPGERIWEFWDNGGEELDNLFDYSLDDVVSTLKIAEQTLPLNLELTRIIGQPLFDVSRMATGQQAEWFLVKQAYFDEEIVPNKTGSNFADRASAEDNEGGYVREPEKGLHENLVQFDFRSLYPSIIISKNISPDVMVLGEIENKNEYNISPEHGLKFKKSPQGFIPSVIDKILQERFRIKREMKESNDETEKKALNVQQQAIKRLANTMYGIYGFPRFRWYSFECAKAITSWGREYIKSSIKKAEEYGFYAIYADTDGFYAKYKKEKN, encoded by the coding sequence ATGCAGAGAAATGTTGTAATTTTAGATATTGATTATGTTATTCATGAAGACAAACCTGTAATTCGATTATTTTCAAAAGAAAAGGATAAAAATATTGTATTAATTGATGATACTTTTGAACCTTATTTATATGTATTCTCAAAAGATTTAAAATCTTGTAAAAAAGAAATAGAAGAAAATATTGATGTTGTAAAAATAGAAGAGATTATTAAAAAAGATTTCCAAATAGAAAATACTATTCTAAAAGTAACTTTTAGAAATCCGCAAGATTTAGCTAGATCTAGAGATGATTTAAGAGATTTAGATTCTGTAATTCAGATTAGGGAATTTGATATTCCATTTTACAGAAGATATTTAATGGACAAAGATATTATTCCAATGACTGAAGTTTTAGCTATTGGAGAAAAAATTGATTCTTTTTTAAAATTAGATTCTTCAAAACAAGATTTGGAGATTATTAAATTAACAGAACCTTTAAAACGTATGGATGATTACCCTCTAAACTTTAGAATATTGAGTTTTGATTTAGAAGTTAGAAATCCTCATGGAATGCCAAATTCAAATGAGGATGAAATAATCATGATTGGATTAGCTAGTAATTTTGGAGTTAATCAGGTCATTTCAACCAAAACAAATTCTAGCTCTCGTGATGACTTTGTAAATCAAGTTGGATCTGAAAAAGAGATGATTGAAACATTTGTCAAAATTATAAAAGAAAATAATGTTGATATTATTGTGGGTTATAACTCAGATAACTTTGACTTCCCCTATATTAAAGACAGGGCGAAACTATTAGGTGTTGATTTGGACATTGGTATGGATGGTAGTGATGTTAAATTTATTAGACGAGGCTATGCAAATGCTGCTTCTCTTAAAGGATTAATTCATGTTGATTTATATTTAGTTATGAGAAGATACATGACTTTAGAGAGATATACTTTAGAAAGAGTTTATTATGAACTGTTTGGTGAAGAAAAAATTGATGTTCCTGGTGAGCGGATATGGGAATTTTGGGATAATGGAGGAGAAGAATTAGATAATTTATTTGATTATTCATTAGATGATGTTGTTTCAACTTTAAAAATAGCTGAACAAACTTTACCTCTTAATTTAGAGCTTACTCGTATTATTGGTCAACCTTTGTTTGATGTAAGTCGTATGGCAACTGGTCAACAAGCCGAATGGTTTTTAGTAAAACAGGCTTATTTTGATGAAGAAATTGTTCCAAATAAAACAGGTTCTAATTTTGCAGATAGGGCTTCAGCAGAGGATAATGAAGGAGGATATGTAAGAGAACCTGAAAAAGGATTACACGAAAATCTTGTTCAATTTGATTTTAGAAGTCTATATCCTAGTATTATTATTTCTAAAAATATATCTCCTGATGTTATGGTTTTAGGTGAGATTGAAAATAAAAATGAGTATAATATATCTCCAGAACATGGACTTAAGTTTAAAAAATCTCCCCAAGGGTTTATTCCATCAGTTATTGATAAAATATTACAAGAGCGTTTTAGAATTAAACGTGAAATGAAAGAGAGTAATGATGAAACTGAAAAAAAAGCATTAAATGTACAACAGCAAGCTATTAAAAGACTTGCTAACACTATGTATGGTATTTATGGTTTTCCACGTTTTAGATGGTATTCATTTGAATGTGCAAAAGCTATTACTTCTTGGGGAAGAGAATATATTAAATCATCAATAAAAAAAGCAGAAGAATACGGTTTTTATGCAATATATGCAGATACTGATGGTTTTTATGCTAAATATAAAAAAGAAAAAAATTAA
- the comC gene encoding L-sulfolactate dehydrogenase: MKIMKDKEIALVKEILRKLGASEEDCELVAEATIDADLKGFTSHGLGRFPQYIVSIDAGTINLKDNITIEKETPAIALINGNSGFGQAVSYKAMQIAIKKAKEIGIGCVGVHNSNHFGVTGFYSDLALRENCIGIVIANTDPAIAPLGAKKALIGTNPLALGVPSETYISVDMATSATARGKIIEAKRKGLEIPDDWALDKDGKPTTDPEEALNGSLLPFGRFKGYALAVMIEILTGPLVGAEYGTKVTGTASPTQNCTKGDLYVVIDPSKFGDFNEFVENTEDFISQIRATGENIAIPGDLEVKKIIEAETNGIEIDTKLYEQLKEICDNLNIDIDSYLEE, encoded by the coding sequence ATGAAAATCATGAAAGATAAAGAAATAGCTCTTGTAAAAGAAATTCTAAGAAAATTAGGAGCTAGTGAAGAAGATTGTGAATTGGTAGCAGAGGCTACAATTGATGCGGATTTAAAAGGATTTACTTCACATGGACTTGGTAGATTCCCACAATATATAGTTAGTATTGATGCTGGAACAATTAATTTAAAAGACAATATAACTATTGAAAAAGAAACCCCAGCTATAGCATTAATAAATGGTAACAGTGGATTTGGACAAGCAGTGTCCTACAAAGCAATGCAAATCGCTATTAAAAAAGCTAAAGAAATAGGTATTGGATGTGTTGGTGTTCATAATTCAAATCATTTTGGAGTTACAGGATTTTATTCTGATTTAGCATTAAGAGAAAATTGTATTGGTATTGTAATTGCAAATACCGATCCAGCTATTGCTCCATTAGGTGCAAAAAAAGCATTAATTGGTACTAACCCTCTTGCTTTAGGAGTTCCATCAGAAACTTATATTAGTGTAGATATGGCAACATCTGCAACTGCACGTGGAAAAATAATTGAAGCAAAAAGAAAAGGATTAGAAATTCCAGATGATTGGGCCTTAGACAAAGATGGAAAACCAACTACTGATCCTGAAGAAGCTCTTAATGGATCATTATTACCCTTTGGTAGATTTAAAGGATATGCCTTAGCTGTAATGATTGAAATTTTAACTGGACCATTAGTTGGTGCAGAATATGGAACAAAAGTAACCGGTACTGCATCCCCAACCCAAAATTGTACAAAAGGGGATTTATATGTAGTCATTGATCCATCTAAATTTGGAGACTTTAACGAATTTGTAGAAAATACTGAAGACTTTATTTCACAAATCAGAGCTACAGGAGAAAATATAGCTATTCCTGGTGATTTAGAAGTTAAAAAAATCATTGAAGCTGAAACTAATGGAATTGAAATTGATACAAAATTATACGAACAATTAAAAGAAATCTGTGATAATTTAAATATTGACATAGATTCTTACTTAGAAGAATAA
- the purM gene encoding phosphoribosylformylglycinamidine cyclo-ligase, producing MVTYSESGVDIDLEAVTVSELASKLKSTLECRDIITDSGHYAALVKLGDKAIAMSTDGVGSKILIAEMMNKYDTVGIDCIAMVVNDILCVGAEPIALVDYLAVEKPDPQKASKIAEGLVKGAIESKIAIIGGETASLPEIIKDFDLAGTGIGFVDIDKIITGENIEPGNVLIGIESNGIHSNGYSLARKALFNDAGYTVNDKMPNGETTIGEELIRPTELYVKPIVALFEKNYNINGLAHITGGGFTNLRRLKKGVGYEITDLPEIPEIFKLIYKQNVDIKEMYKVFNMGVGFVVIADENETDKIINTLKEHCNCQIIGKVTDDEKIVVNAFEGSRIEY from the coding sequence ATGGTTACTTATTCAGAGTCTGGTGTTGATATTGACCTTGAAGCTGTTACTGTTTCAGAATTAGCATCAAAACTCAAATCAACATTAGAATGTAGAGACATAATAACTGACAGTGGTCATTATGCTGCTTTAGTAAAATTAGGAGATAAAGCAATAGCAATGAGTACTGATGGTGTAGGAAGTAAAATATTAATCGCTGAAATGATGAACAAATACGATACAGTTGGTATTGACTGTATTGCAATGGTTGTTAATGATATTCTCTGTGTAGGTGCAGAACCAATAGCCCTTGTAGATTATCTTGCAGTTGAAAAACCAGACCCTCAAAAAGCTTCAAAAATAGCTGAAGGTCTTGTTAAAGGAGCTATAGAATCAAAAATAGCAATAATTGGTGGTGAAACAGCTTCACTTCCAGAAATTATAAAAGACTTTGATTTAGCTGGAACTGGTATTGGATTTGTTGATATTGATAAAATAATTACTGGTGAAAATATTGAACCTGGAAATGTTTTAATAGGAATTGAAAGTAATGGAATTCATTCCAACGGTTACAGTTTAGCTAGAAAAGCATTATTCAATGATGCTGGTTATACTGTTAATGATAAAATGCCAAATGGAGAAACCACTATTGGTGAAGAATTAATAAGGCCAACTGAACTTTATGTTAAACCTATCGTAGCATTATTTGAAAAAAATTATAATATTAATGGACTTGCCCACATTACTGGTGGAGGATTTACAAACCTTAGGCGCTTAAAAAAAGGAGTAGGCTACGAAATAACTGATCTTCCAGAAATTCCAGAAATATTTAAACTTATTTACAAGCAAAATGTAGACATCAAAGAAATGTACAAAGTTTTTAACATGGGTGTTGGTTTTGTTGTGATTGCAGATGAAAATGAAACTGATAAAATAATTAATACTTTAAAAGAACATTGCAACTGCCAAATCATTGGAAAAGTAACTGATGATGAGAAAATAGTTGTTAATGCTTTTGAAGGAAGTCGAATTGAATACTAA